From Drosophila nasuta strain 15112-1781.00 unplaced genomic scaffold, ASM2355853v1 ctg16_pilon, whole genome shotgun sequence, a single genomic window includes:
- the LOC132797660 gene encoding uncharacterized protein LOC132797660 has product MVYGTTLRVPGGFCTEHTKHTESEFTEALQKTMSQLPTTKPVHHHTPQEFVHPDLNHCTHVFVRVDRVKTPLEANYEGPFEVVTKHDKYFTLKGHTKENKVSIDRLKPAYIFKDVPPPTQEQTTAPTAQTLEKVSRSGRQIRFPAKYLSQLEL; this is encoded by the coding sequence ATGGTTTATGGCACCACACTACGGGTGCCAGGCGGATTTTGCACCgagcacacaaaacacactgAGTCCGAGTTCACCGAGGCTCTTCAAAAAACCATGTCTCAACTGCCAACCACTAAGCCAGTGCACCATCATACACCGCAAGAATTTGTCCACCCGGACCTAAACCATTGTACCCACGTCTTCGTTCGAGTGGATCGAGTGAAAACCCCGTTGGAAGCAAACTACGAGGGTCCTTTCGAAGTGGTAACAAAACACgacaaatattttacactcaAGGGCCACACAAAGGAAAACAAGGTTTCCATCGATCGACTTAAACCAGCTTACATCTTCAAAGACGTACCGCCTCCAACACAGGAGCAGACGACAGCGCCAACTGCTCAGACACTCGAGAAAGTGTCAAGATCAGGACGACAAATCAGATTCCCAGCAAAGTATCTTTCCCAACTGGAACTCTAG
- the LOC132797659 gene encoding uncharacterized protein LOC132797659 — protein MANNDAPQDDAEVFHDTVTHGVDAVINRVAVKIPPFWPEHPELWLSQIEAQFVLAGITSDETKFNTILASIEAPVLARIADAIVNQPRTGKYENLKSCILERFCESEQKKIQKLISETDLGDKRPTQLLNELNALAANKVQESFLKALWLQRLPTQVQAILQASDASLANLAKLADKVMEVGDFHQVRTIDAKSAPTSSAVSDDRLDRIEQQINALSRNLSRKNSLRTDRNSVMAGDMCWYHSKFGNAAKKCRQPCSFASEPKN, from the coding sequence ATGGCAAACAACGACGCCCCACAAGACGACGCCGAGGTTTTTCACGATACCGTTACTCACGGTGTTGACGCAGTTATCAACCGTGTAGCTGTGAAAATACCGCCGTTTTGGCCCGAACACCCAGAATTATGGCTATCGCAAATCGAAGCCCAATTCGTTCTGGCGGGAATAACCTCGGACGAAACGAAATTTAACACAATCCTAGCGTCAATCGAAGCACCGGTGTTGGCCCGAATTGCCGACGCCATCGTCAACCAACCACGCACAGGCAAGTacgaaaatttgaaatcgTGCATCCTGGAACGCTTCTGCGAAAGCgaacaaaagaaaatccaGAAGTTAATATCGGAGACCGACCTTGGTGACAAGCGCCCCACGCAACTGCTCAACGAGTTAAACGCACTAGCCGCAAACAAAGTTCAAGAATCTTTTCTGAAAGCACTGTGGCTGCAGCGCTTACCAACACAAGTGCAAGCGATCTTGCAAGCATCGGACGCCAGCCTAGCAAACTTAGCTAAGTTGGCAGATAAAGTGATGGAAGTCGGTGATTTTCATCAGGTACGCACCATCGACGCCAAGTCGGCGCCAACCAGCAGCGCCGTTTCCGACGATCGTCTAGACCGCATCGAACAACAAATCAACGCGCTCTCCAGAAACCTTTCTCGCAAGAACAGCTTGCGAACGGATCGCAACAGCGTCATGGCTGGAGACATGTGTTGGTACCACAGCAAATTTGGTAACGCCGCCAAGAAATGTCGCCAACCATGCTCTTTTGCATCCGAACCAAAAAACTAA
- the LOC132797662 gene encoding pinin, giving the protein MEENVCDLEAKLSHARQSLTTLNDNIRRFVGRGLKDSRVDRYNPDSGTSKRNESNYDRNVPRKDITLRTNRRIHDSKIVVNRPSKEEDEDASIWLPTPRINSRVIRELPSREEIVEAQGIDSESRARNRRMFGSLLGTLQKFCQEESRLRKTEDKKAQIEKKLEKQQLQERELLQKERNSLYLDRKRKQLEIKCLENKMARVKDFKTWEHSMNNQKNQIQTKSKPHLLFQPRLNTPHTEQLILKRKIELDSLIERRRVNLQADLREIEYTNNMEEDEYGLDDSSNSNFYDAGKQVNESNIKTLLADNSEKSNHNWLTLEE; this is encoded by the exons ATGGAAGAAAACGTGTGTGATTTAGAAGCAAAATTAAGTCATGCTCGTCAGTCATTGACAACTTTAAATGATAACATTCGACGATTTGTTGGTCGTGGTCTTAAGGATTCcag AGTGGACAGATATAATCCTGACAGCGGAACTTCTAAGAGAAATGAATCAAATTACGACCGAAATGTGCCACGCAAGGATATTACTTTGAGGACAAATAGGCGGATACACGATTCAAAAATCGTAGTAAATCGACCCTCTAAAGAAGAGGATGAAGATGCGTCAATATGGCTGCCAACCCCAAGAATAAATTCACGGGTAATTCGGGAATTACCTTCTAGAGAAGAGATTGTTGAAGCTCAAGGCATTGATTCAGAATCAAGAGCTCGAAATCGACGTATGTTTGGTTCGCTCTTGGGTACATTACAAAAATTCTGTCAAGAGGAATCAAGATTACGAAAAACCGAAGATAAGAAGGCACAGATTGAAAAGAAGTTGGagaaacaacaattacaagaAAGAGAACTATTGCAAAAGGAACGCAATTCATTATATTTAGATAGGAAGCGCAAACAACTTGAAATCAAATgtcttgaaaataaaatggctAGAGTAAAGGATTTCAAAACTTGGGAGCACTCAATGAACAatcaaaaaaaccaaatacaaaCCAAAAGCAAGCCGCATCTACTCTTTCAACCCAGATTAAACACACCGCACACCGAacagttaattttaaaacgaaaaatcGAACTGGATTCCCTAATTGAGCGACGCCGCGTAAACTTGCAAGCTGATCTAAGAGAAATCGAATACACTAATAATATGGAGGAAGACGAGTACGGATTAgatgacagcagcaacagcaacttttACGATGCAGGCAAACAAGTAAATGAATCGAATATAAAAACGCTGCTGGCTGACAATTCTGaaaaatcaaatcacaatTGGTTGACGCTTGAAGAATGA